Proteins encoded by one window of Cyanobium sp. NS01:
- a CDS encoding SRPBCC family protein: protein MGRWLEHSVTTEIAAPVERVWEVWSDLEAMPRWMRWIESVVTEPGNPDLTDWTLAAQGFRFHWKARITQRVEAQQLHWESVGGLPTKGGVRFYPQPDGSTAVKLSVSYELPGILAPLMEPTILGGIVTKELQANLDRFRDLVEERSVEPIAS from the coding sequence CGCCCGTGGAGCGCGTCTGGGAGGTCTGGAGCGACCTGGAGGCCATGCCCCGCTGGATGCGCTGGATCGAGTCGGTGGTCACTGAGCCCGGCAACCCAGACCTCACCGACTGGACCCTGGCTGCCCAGGGATTCCGCTTCCACTGGAAGGCCCGGATCACGCAGCGGGTGGAGGCCCAGCAGCTGCACTGGGAATCGGTGGGAGGGCTGCCCACCAAAGGGGGCGTTCGCTTCTATCCCCAGCCTGACGGCAGCACCGCCGTGAAGCTCAGCGTGAGCTACGAACTTCCTGGGATCTTGGCACCGTTGATGGAACCCACCATTCTGGGTGGCATCGTCACAAAGGAACTTCAGGCGAACCTTGACCGTTTTCGAGATCTGGTCGAAGAACGTTCGGTCGAACCCATCGCGAGCTGA